One Candidatus Korarchaeum sp. genomic region harbors:
- a CDS encoding ABC transporter ATP-binding protein — MREHLVNIASVDLGGIGISSVGKHEYLVEMVNITKRFHNVVANDRVNFNLREGEVHALLGENGAGKTTLMNILFGLYRPDGGEIYVRGKRVQIRSPRDAMSLGIGMVHQHFLFVEEHTVAENLALSYSRGFLNPKREVEEGVKIIEEKYGIKLDLGAYIWQLSLGEQQKVEILKVLLSGADILILDEPTSVLTPTEVEELFNSLRKMKLSGKGIVFITHKLDEVFKIADRITVMRNGSVVATVSTRDVTEEELARMMVGRDLPPRPLRSETRRGNVVLDVRDLVVLGDRGNESVRGVSFQVKSGEILGIGGVAGNGQSELAQALVGLRKVKRGRIFVNGAEVTNRSPREIFKLGVAYVPEERLKYGIIRDMSIAENSILNRYHESPFSSRCILNYREIFEFAERLVEEFGVVAPSIHVPAKNLSGGNIQRLVVGRELIREPKLIIASNPTQGLDLAASEYIRSLLIAHRDNGSSILLISSDLDELLELSDRIAIMFRGEFVGVFEPGEVTAEQLGLMMSGGLRLEVG, encoded by the coding sequence ATGCGGGAGCATCTGGTTAATATAGCATCGGTTGATCTCGGGGGGATTGGGATCTCATCGGTAGGGAAGCATGAGTACCTGGTGGAGATGGTTAACATCACGAAGAGATTCCATAACGTGGTAGCTAACGATAGGGTCAACTTCAATCTGAGGGAAGGGGAGGTCCATGCCTTATTGGGGGAGAACGGTGCCGGCAAGACCACTCTGATGAACATACTCTTCGGTCTCTACAGGCCTGATGGCGGGGAGATCTACGTGAGGGGTAAGAGGGTCCAGATAAGGAGCCCCAGGGATGCCATGAGCCTAGGGATCGGGATGGTTCATCAGCACTTCCTCTTCGTCGAGGAACACACCGTCGCGGAGAACCTCGCCTTAAGTTACTCCAGGGGCTTCCTGAACCCTAAGAGGGAAGTGGAGGAAGGTGTTAAGATTATAGAGGAAAAATACGGGATAAAGTTAGATCTAGGGGCATACATATGGCAGCTTTCCCTAGGGGAGCAGCAGAAAGTGGAGATACTCAAGGTACTGCTCTCAGGCGCCGATATACTGATCTTGGACGAGCCCACCTCGGTCCTGACGCCGACTGAGGTCGAAGAACTATTTAATTCTTTAAGGAAAATGAAGTTAAGTGGAAAGGGAATAGTATTCATAACACACAAACTCGATGAGGTTTTCAAAATTGCTGACAGGATCACCGTCATGAGGAACGGTAGCGTGGTGGCCACCGTGAGCACGCGGGACGTGACGGAGGAGGAGCTAGCTAGGATGATGGTGGGCAGGGATCTCCCACCCAGACCGCTGAGATCCGAAACTCGTAGGGGAAATGTGGTCCTCGATGTAAGGGACCTCGTGGTCCTAGGGGATAGGGGGAACGAGAGCGTCAGGGGGGTCTCCTTTCAGGTTAAGAGCGGTGAGATACTGGGGATAGGAGGGGTTGCTGGAAACGGGCAGAGCGAACTAGCTCAGGCCCTAGTTGGACTCAGGAAAGTCAAGAGGGGGAGGATCTTTGTCAATGGAGCTGAAGTAACCAACAGATCCCCCAGGGAGATCTTCAAGCTAGGCGTAGCTTACGTGCCCGAGGAGAGGCTCAAGTACGGGATCATCAGGGATATGAGCATAGCTGAGAACTCGATCCTCAATAGGTATCATGAGAGTCCTTTCAGCTCTAGGTGCATCTTGAACTACCGCGAGATATTTGAGTTCGCCGAGAGGTTGGTTGAGGAGTTCGGTGTAGTGGCTCCATCGATTCACGTACCCGCTAAGAACTTATCGGGAGGTAATATCCAAAGGCTCGTGGTAGGTAGGGAGCTCATCAGAGAGCCCAAGCTGATAATAGCTTCTAATCCAACTCAGGGTCTGGATTTAGCGGCCTCAGAGTACATAAGGAGCCTCCTGATTGCTCATAGGGATAACGGCTCATCTATCCTACTGATCTCAAGCGACTTGGACGAGCTGCTCGAGTTGAGCGATAGGATCGCGATCATGTTCAGGGGGGAGTTCGTCGGCGTCTTCGAGCCCGGGGAGGTGACCGCGGAGCAACTCGGGTTGATGATGTCGGGGGGACTGCGTCTTGAAGTTGGTTAG
- a CDS encoding ABC transporter permease — translation MKLVRRAEVSRKLVVGIRLLSIIIAFSLASLLLLLHEVNPIDFYAKLLLNVFGTKVGVTESVVRMIPLLLISSGLALSFRAGFWNIGAEGQLLAGAMLGYLLASNFGSSPSYLLIPSLFIVGYLAGASWGIIPAFLKAKLNVNDVLSTLMLYYVLYWVFQHMIHGPWKAVETVGGLTYGGFAHTQVLPESSQLPVIAGTRVHWPTLLIALASATAVYILLRRTTLGFEIRAFGGNPDASKAAGISGTKVLLLVASISGGLSGVAGIGELCGIQKRFTPEFLSGYGFSAIITAWLSGNNPANLIISNFLYGGLLVGGSYAMISYKLPIGFINMFNGLILLSVLVGEFLIRYELRRD, via the coding sequence TTGAAGTTGGTTAGGAGAGCGGAGGTTAGTAGGAAGCTGGTAGTGGGGATAAGGCTCCTATCCATCATAATAGCTTTCTCCCTGGCATCGCTCCTCCTCCTGCTGCATGAGGTGAATCCGATCGATTTCTACGCCAAACTGCTACTGAACGTGTTCGGTACTAAGGTCGGGGTGACGGAATCCGTGGTGAGGATGATACCACTTCTCCTGATAAGCTCAGGACTGGCTCTCTCATTCAGAGCTGGCTTCTGGAACATAGGGGCTGAGGGGCAGCTGCTAGCTGGAGCTATGCTCGGCTACCTATTAGCATCCAACTTCGGGAGTTCACCTAGCTACTTGCTCATCCCCTCGCTCTTCATCGTGGGCTATCTAGCTGGAGCATCTTGGGGAATTATCCCAGCTTTCCTGAAGGCTAAGCTCAATGTGAACGATGTGCTATCCACCCTAATGTTGTACTACGTCCTTTACTGGGTATTCCAGCACATGATACACGGCCCTTGGAAGGCGGTGGAGACCGTAGGGGGGCTCACCTACGGGGGTTTCGCTCACACCCAAGTGCTGCCTGAGAGCTCGCAGCTCCCAGTGATAGCTGGCACCAGAGTGCACTGGCCGACCCTCTTAATAGCGTTAGCATCCGCCACAGCGGTTTACATCCTCCTGAGGAGGACGACCCTGGGCTTCGAGATAAGGGCCTTCGGTGGGAATCCGGATGCGAGTAAGGCCGCCGGGATAAGCGGTACTAAGGTCCTGCTGCTGGTCGCCTCCATAAGCGGCGGTCTCTCCGGTGTCGCTGGCATAGGGGAACTCTGCGGGATCCAGAAGAGGTTCACACCGGAGTTCCTATCCGGCTACGGGTTCTCAGCGATAATAACGGCTTGGTTGAGTGGAAACAACCCTGCAAATCTGATCATCTCGAACTTCCTCTACGGAGGGCTCTTAGTGGGCGGTAGCTATGCGATGATATCATACAAGCTCCCAATAGGCTTCATAAACATGTTCAACGGTTTGATACTCCTCTCCGTCCTAGTCGGCGAGTTCCTGATAAGGTACGAGTTGAGGAGGGATTGA
- a CDS encoding ABC transporter permease, producing MELSVVENIIWVGSRTAIPLLLAALGEIYAERSGILNLGVEGMMALSAAISFIVAFQTHNAWLGISVGVLSAMLLSLIHGFISISLRSNQVVSGLAISMLGLGLSSLIGRRYVGAQLPPDVRFLPTPLEPFYGVPIIGKFLFDQDPIFYLSLLLTFLLWFLLSRTRYGLIIRSTGGNPSAVDAAGISVERVRYAATLLGGALSGLAGSYLSTSYNPVWIEGITAGRGWIAISLVIFSLWDPAKALLTSLLFGTIEAASYTLQALGYSQWLLSALPYLMTLVILTLGSSSRFRRRVGAPRYLGIPYERE from the coding sequence ATGGAGCTTAGCGTCGTGGAGAACATAATCTGGGTAGGTTCTAGGACAGCAATCCCACTCCTGCTCGCGGCTCTAGGTGAGATATACGCTGAGAGGTCTGGGATACTGAACCTAGGCGTAGAGGGCATGATGGCGTTAAGTGCGGCGATATCGTTCATAGTCGCTTTTCAGACTCACAATGCCTGGTTGGGGATCTCGGTTGGGGTACTCTCAGCTATGCTACTCTCCCTGATACATGGGTTCATCAGCATCTCGCTGAGGTCCAACCAGGTGGTCTCGGGGTTAGCTATATCGATGCTGGGACTAGGATTAAGTAGCCTCATCGGAAGGAGGTACGTTGGGGCCCAGCTCCCTCCGGATGTGAGGTTCCTCCCAACGCCCCTGGAACCATTCTACGGAGTCCCGATTATCGGGAAGTTTCTCTTCGATCAAGACCCTATCTTCTACCTGAGCTTACTACTGACGTTCCTACTCTGGTTCCTACTCTCCCGCACTAGATACGGATTGATAATAAGGTCCACGGGAGGAAATCCATCGGCTGTCGATGCCGCGGGCATAAGCGTGGAGAGGGTGAGGTACGCAGCGACCCTGCTAGGAGGGGCTCTCTCGGGTTTAGCCGGCTCCTACCTCTCGACATCATATAACCCGGTCTGGATCGAGGGTATAACGGCGGGTAGAGGATGGATAGCCATCTCCCTAGTGATATTCTCCCTTTGGGACCCTGCTAAAGCGCTCCTAACGTCTCTACTCTTCGGTACAATAGAGGCAGCTAGCTACACACTTCAAGCGCTGGGTTACAGCCAGTGGCTCCTCAGCGCACTACCTTACCTCATGACGCTGGTGATACTCACGCTAGGGTCCTCCAGCAGGTTCAGGAGGAGGGTGGGGGCGCCGCGTTACCTCGGTATTCCATACGAGAGGGAGTGA
- a CDS encoding BMP family ABC transporter substrate-binding protein, translating into MRSYQVAALALALLIVGAVGGYFLFPRSEVTVTKTVTQTLTEKETVTPPQGKIRAAFIYVGPIGDYGWTHAHHQAKELIDRRYDWLETTQVESVDPAASAGVMEQLISQGYNVIFTTSFDFMDPTLEEARKHPNVIFWHCSGYKRAPNMGTYFVEFYQVYYLNGLMAGALTKSKKIGYVAAHLIPEVVRHINAFAIGVKEVCPDCKVYVREIGAWFDPTKARQAAEALISEGVDILAFTEDSPTVVQVAQEHYMRGRRVLVFGHYSPMKEYGRDVCVSGQIAHWEGIYDDILSKIYAGSYTSKNLENVDYWWKLKEGAAELGCAHNEPINPKFVEELRSVRVKGQVQLPNGTVLRDPDAYTLVFARLAQMGAIWTGKGWAYVNDETFDPFTGPIYDNEGKLRVLPGQRIGHDELWSMQWWVDNVVGPRLGG; encoded by the coding sequence ATGAGGTCCTACCAGGTAGCAGCCCTAGCTCTCGCGCTCCTGATCGTAGGAGCAGTAGGAGGGTACTTCCTTTTCCCGAGATCGGAGGTCACAGTGACCAAAACGGTTACTCAGACCCTAACTGAGAAGGAGACAGTCACGCCCCCACAGGGGAAGATAAGAGCGGCTTTCATATACGTCGGACCGATAGGGGATTACGGCTGGACACACGCTCATCATCAAGCTAAGGAGCTGATCGATAGGAGGTACGATTGGCTTGAGACGACTCAAGTGGAGTCAGTTGACCCTGCTGCTTCAGCTGGCGTCATGGAGCAGCTGATCTCGCAGGGTTACAACGTCATATTCACCACAAGCTTCGACTTCATGGACCCGACTCTTGAGGAGGCTAGGAAGCATCCTAACGTCATATTCTGGCACTGCTCGGGCTACAAGAGGGCTCCCAATATGGGGACTTACTTCGTTGAGTTCTACCAAGTTTACTACTTGAATGGGCTGATGGCAGGGGCCCTCACTAAGAGCAAGAAGATAGGATACGTTGCGGCTCACCTGATACCCGAGGTCGTGAGACACATAAACGCCTTCGCAATAGGCGTTAAGGAGGTCTGCCCTGACTGTAAGGTCTACGTTAGGGAGATAGGAGCTTGGTTCGATCCGACTAAGGCCAGGCAAGCAGCGGAGGCCTTAATATCCGAGGGAGTGGACATCCTGGCATTTACCGAGGACTCGCCCACCGTGGTGCAAGTGGCTCAGGAGCACTACATGAGGGGTAGGAGGGTGCTCGTGTTCGGTCACTACAGTCCCATGAAGGAGTACGGTAGGGATGTGTGCGTGAGCGGGCAGATCGCGCACTGGGAGGGGATATACGACGATATACTCTCTAAGATATACGCTGGCTCCTACACGAGCAAGAACCTTGAGAACGTTGATTACTGGTGGAAGCTCAAGGAGGGAGCTGCGGAGCTAGGTTGCGCTCATAACGAGCCGATCAACCCCAAGTTCGTGGAGGAACTGAGGTCAGTGAGGGTCAAGGGACAGGTCCAGTTGCCCAACGGGACGGTGCTCAGGGATCCGGATGCTTACACGCTGGTCTTCGCCAGGCTCGCTCAAATGGGTGCTATCTGGACGGGGAAGGGATGGGCCTACGTGAACGATGAGACGTTTGACCCATTCACCGGCCCGATATACGATAACGAGGGTAAGCTGAGGGTCCTCCCGGGCCAGAGGATTGGGCACGATGAACTCTGGTCCATGCAGTGGTGGGTCGATAACGTCGTCGGCCCCCGTCTCGGGGGCTGA
- a CDS encoding GNAT family N-acetyltransferase produces the protein MRIAKFNPSFLEDIVRIHCPKWRTMSLSMRLRDCGYWGDPRVLSWYVENLLSVGGRIVVALKDEEVVGEAEVVPERFRSPVGEHAYLQMVWVREEERRAGVGRKLVDECCEIAREMGFNALDTIPNDEAIAFFETLGFSEIESQVLMEAQPRPAPEQPKVEELGRKEFPVAAQMIAGQTRPSALLWELLWGREEVGLPPPKVLKVRVGLWEFIMGLFKPVFEDNYLYVLIWGPEKSGLGQIFDSAEMALTVAYEMGVTRLRTQTWCKYRAAFEAAGFEPMKRVKWMRKLLK, from the coding sequence TTGAGGATAGCTAAGTTCAATCCGAGCTTCTTGGAGGACATAGTCCGAATACACTGCCCTAAGTGGAGGACGATGTCTCTAAGCATGAGGTTGAGGGATTGCGGTTACTGGGGAGATCCCAGGGTCCTCAGCTGGTACGTGGAGAACTTGCTTTCCGTCGGCGGGAGGATAGTGGTCGCTCTCAAGGATGAGGAAGTGGTGGGGGAGGCTGAGGTGGTCCCCGAGAGGTTCAGGTCCCCGGTGGGGGAACACGCTTACCTCCAGATGGTCTGGGTGAGGGAGGAGGAGAGGAGGGCTGGAGTGGGTAGGAAGCTCGTGGATGAGTGCTGCGAGATAGCCAGGGAGATGGGCTTCAATGCCCTCGATACCATACCGAACGACGAGGCAATCGCTTTCTTCGAAACCCTGGGCTTCTCTGAGATAGAATCTCAGGTCTTGATGGAGGCTCAACCTAGGCCCGCTCCTGAGCAACCTAAGGTCGAGGAGTTGGGGAGGAAGGAGTTTCCGGTGGCAGCGCAGATGATAGCGGGTCAGACTAGGCCATCGGCCCTCCTCTGGGAGCTCCTCTGGGGGAGGGAGGAGGTCGGCTTACCGCCCCCCAAGGTGCTCAAAGTTAGGGTAGGTCTTTGGGAGTTCATCATGGGTCTCTTCAAGCCTGTTTTCGAGGATAACTACCTCTACGTTCTGATATGGGGTCCTGAGAAATCCGGGTTGGGTCAGATATTCGACTCCGCTGAGATGGCCCTAACAGTAGCTTACGAGATGGGGGTTACGCGTTTGAGGACGCAGACTTGGTGTAAGTACAGGGCCGCTTTCGAAGCGGCTGGCTTTGAACCTATGAAGAGGGTCAAGTGGATGAGGAAGCTACTGAAGTAG